The following are encoded in a window of Planctomycetota bacterium genomic DNA:
- a CDS encoding SMP-30/gluconolactonase/LRE family protein: protein MRHAALWSAALLLASCAQEPAPARTRGSIERLDPRLDALIPPDAKMEVLGEGFDWSEGPVWVRSGGYLLFSDIPPNRVMKWKPGEGVSLYLHPSGYTGSRPRTGEPGSNGLLLDPQGRLVLCQHGDRRIARMDAPLDRPAPKFVTLADRYQGKRFNSPNDAVYHSNGALYFTDPPYGLEKLMEDPAKELDFQGVYRLAPNGEVTLLTRELSRPNGIAFSPDEKTLYVANSDPARAIWMAFDVKADGTVGAGRVFFDATKWVSSRKGLPDGLKVDARGNLFATGPGGVLVFAPDGTHLGTLRTGEATANCAWGDDGSTLYITADMYLLRIRTSTRGKGF from the coding sequence ATGCGCCACGCCGCCCTCTGGTCCGCCGCGCTCCTTCTGGCTTCGTGCGCCCAGGAACCCGCCCCGGCGCGTACGCGGGGCTCGATTGAGCGGCTCGACCCGCGTCTGGACGCGCTCATCCCGCCGGACGCGAAAATGGAAGTCCTGGGCGAAGGATTCGACTGGTCCGAAGGGCCCGTGTGGGTCCGCTCGGGCGGCTATCTCCTCTTCTCCGACATCCCGCCCAACCGCGTCATGAAGTGGAAGCCGGGCGAGGGCGTGAGCCTCTATCTTCATCCCTCCGGATACACCGGTTCCCGGCCGCGCACGGGGGAGCCCGGCTCCAACGGACTTCTGCTCGACCCCCAGGGCCGCCTGGTCCTCTGCCAGCACGGCGACCGCCGGATCGCCCGCATGGACGCCCCCCTGGACCGCCCCGCTCCGAAGTTCGTGACGCTGGCGGACCGTTATCAGGGCAAACGGTTCAACAGCCCCAACGACGCCGTTTACCATTCGAACGGCGCCCTCTACTTCACCGACCCGCCCTACGGGCTCGAAAAACTCATGGAAGATCCCGCCAAGGAACTCGACTTCCAGGGCGTCTATCGCCTCGCCCCGAACGGCGAGGTGACTCTCCTCACCCGTGAACTCTCCCGCCCCAACGGCATCGCTTTCTCGCCCGACGAGAAGACGCTCTACGTGGCCAACTCCGATCCCGCGCGGGCGATCTGGATGGCCTTCGACGTCAAAGCGGACGGGACGGTCGGCGCCGGACGGGTCTTCTTCGACGCCACGAAATGGGTATCCTCCCGGAAGGGACTTCCCGACGGACTGAAAGTGGACGCCCGAGGGAATCTCTTCGCCACGGGCCCCGGAGGAGTCCTCGTCTTCGCCCCGGACGGCACCCACCTGGGCACGCTCCGCACGGGCGAGGCCACGGCCAACTGCGCCTGGGGGGACGACGGCTCGACCCTCTACATCACGGCGGACATGTACCTCCTGCGGATCCGGACGTCCACGCGGGGAAAGGGTTTCTGA
- a CDS encoding DUF1549 domain-containing protein, with protein MKAWFVQAALASAALAGGAGSPAPAAQESVSPDGAEFFERRIRPVLADKCYKCHSAQAGKVKADLALDTREGLRRGGHSGPAVVPGDPENSLLIKAIRHTDEDLEMPPKEADRLTPEQVRDFEVWVKMGAPDPRGSDVTPPAKPRIDFAEARKFWSYRPVQDPPLPAVKDRAWPESPIDRFILAKLEEKGLRPAPDADKRTLLRRVTFDLTGLPPTPEEMEAFLADDSPDAFAKVVERLLASPHYGERWGRHWLDVVRYADTAGCNSDYPIPQMYRYRDWVIRAFNQDKPYGDFIREQLAGDLLPWKTWEERNEKVIATGYIANSRRFASSENGIQHLIIEDTIDNLGRTFLGLTIHCARCHDHKFDAISNEDYYALYGIFESTRYPFPGVELNKVPRDLVPLVPPEEVERILAPHRERLAALDAEVKRLEAEQAAARKVIAEEGE; from the coding sequence ATGAAGGCGTGGTTCGTTCAGGCGGCGCTCGCGTCCGCGGCGCTGGCCGGCGGTGCGGGGTCTCCGGCGCCGGCCGCCCAGGAGTCCGTCTCCCCCGACGGGGCGGAGTTTTTCGAGCGCCGGATCCGGCCGGTGCTGGCGGACAAGTGCTACAAGTGCCACAGCGCCCAGGCCGGCAAGGTCAAGGCGGATCTGGCGCTGGACACCCGCGAAGGACTCCGGCGCGGCGGCCATTCGGGTCCGGCGGTCGTTCCGGGGGATCCGGAGAACAGCCTGCTCATCAAGGCGATCCGTCACACGGACGAGGATCTCGAAATGCCGCCCAAGGAGGCGGATCGCCTGACGCCCGAACAGGTCCGGGACTTCGAAGTGTGGGTCAAGATGGGGGCTCCCGACCCCCGCGGCTCGGACGTGACGCCCCCGGCCAAGCCCAGGATCGATTTCGCCGAGGCGCGCAAGTTCTGGAGCTACCGGCCCGTCCAGGACCCTCCTCTTCCGGCCGTCAAGGATCGCGCGTGGCCCGAAAGCCCGATCGACCGCTTCATTCTCGCCAAGCTCGAGGAGAAAGGGCTCCGCCCCGCCCCCGACGCCGACAAGCGCACGCTCCTTCGGCGCGTGACGTTCGACCTGACGGGGCTTCCGCCCACGCCGGAGGAGATGGAGGCGTTCCTGGCGGACGATTCGCCGGATGCGTTTGCGAAAGTGGTCGAGCGGCTTCTGGCCAGTCCCCACTACGGGGAGCGCTGGGGCCGCCACTGGCTGGACGTCGTGCGCTACGCCGACACGGCGGGCTGCAATTCGGACTATCCGATCCCCCAGATGTACCGGTACCGCGACTGGGTGATCCGGGCGTTCAATCAGGACAAGCCCTACGGAGACTTCATCCGGGAGCAGCTGGCGGGGGATCTTCTTCCCTGGAAGACCTGGGAGGAGCGCAACGAGAAGGTGATCGCCACGGGATACATCGCCAACTCGCGGCGCTTCGCCTCGAGCGAAAACGGCATCCAGCATCTCATCATCGAGGACACGATCGACAACCTGGGGCGCACGTTCCTGGGGCTGACCATTCACTGCGCCCGCTGCCACGACCACAAGTTCGACGCGATCTCCAACGAGGACTACTACGCGCTCTACGGGATTTTCGAGAGCACCCGGTATCCCTTCCCGGGCGTGGAGCTCAACAAGGTGCCGCGGGATCTCGTGCCGCTGGTGCCGCCGGAGGAGGTGGAGCGGATTCTGGCGCCTCATCGGGAGCGGCTGGCGGCTCTGGACGCGGAGGTGAAGCGTCTGGAGGCGGAGCAGGCGGCCGCGCGGAAGGTGATCGCCGAGGAGGGCGAG